One segment of Fusarium oxysporum f. sp. lycopersici 4287 chromosome 7, whole genome shotgun sequence DNA contains the following:
- a CDS encoding hypothetical protein (At least one base has a quality score < 10), whose translation MSAGTLLGTLNFPPSPPHGSGSREPSFPSSIQLPKLHSRFDNTPSSRNGLRTPPTDEMSTVFQPQLASWENHAIHNYPAAAPQTARPAAPVTDARAPQYYRYSTQQQDHQQQQQQQPQPQTTYSHYYQHEQSTQPTQPQLDLHPTSQVSQQRNGSISAESQAVGQTVRPSTPASTASGSKDESESLVYHSLQIPKCISPSGGNLADFAAQMTCLFWFESIEELKQAESIRVRGPNALIPRLPSLAKPYDQFRKWVYSVLSTTQVTQNVILLALLFIYRLKMSTPQIKGRAGSEYRLLTVALMLGNKFLDDNTYTNKTWAEVSCFNVQEIHVMEVEFLSNMRYNLVATKEQWEGWLDKLSCFHEYYERAVRLPASPIHIPSPTNKSLHSPVASPTGMMQPTANLPTPAVTTTNYSPTSSHSQNWSAYHSNTVSPLATKPNLQFPVSRKRSPEEEIMEHPAKRLVPPGRAPAAAMVQAVNPRSNGIIEPARLPVPHLTVMTGQPQMQPQTQPTLTPFNNGNVNINGYPQPTQQVAQPVHVSLPPLQTGMRAMSTVYPSGPAAMVQKQSLPATTGVTMAQAGFPTQAPVNFGTPNKQHSPGRLGPFNSSPLAEAYGPASAVHTPMVHTPISNSPSVFLQQRPSPYKPVRHVNTLLCPPPSASLEQYHLAVPVPPTQMHYQPLGRRNDLRTGIVPEFMVYNRSHPQNLPPHGLAQGHYPS comes from the exons ATGTCGGCTGGTACATTGCTTGGGACCTTGAACtttcctccttcacctcCCCACGGCTCAGGCAGCCGGGAACCTAGCTTTCCTTCAAGTATACAACTGCCAAAGCTGCACTCTCGATTCGATAACACTCCGTCATCGCGAAACGGGCTTAGGACTCCCCCGACTGACGAAATGAGTACTGTCTTTCAGCCCCAGCTGGCTTCATGGGAGAATCACGCTATTCACAACTATCCTGCTGCAGCGCCTCAAACTGCCCGACCTGCAGCTCCTGTAACCGATGCGAGAGCACCTCAATACTACAGATATTCCAcacagcaacaagaccaccagcagcagcagcagcaacaaccgCAACCACAAACCACATATAGCCATTACTACCAACATGAGCAATCGACACAACCTACACAACCTCAGCTTGATTTACATCCCACTTCCCAAGTCTCTCAACAACGAAATGGATCAATCTCAGCAGAGTCGCAGGCCGTGGGGCAGACCGTCAGGCCTTCAACGCCTGCATCGACTGCGTCAGGTAGCAAGGACGAGTCCGAGTCGCTTGTTTATCATAGCCTGCAAATCCCCAAGTGCATCAGTCCTTCAGGTGGAAACCTCGCCGATTTCGCTGCTCAG ATGACTTGCTTGTTCTGGTTCGAATCTATTGAGGAACTCAAGCAGGCCGAGTCGATCCGTGTTAGAGGCCCCAATGCCCTCATCCCTCGGTTACCGTCTCTCGCCAAACCCTACGACCAATTTCGGAAGTGGGTGTACAGCGTTTTGTCGACGACACAGGTGACCCAAAATGTCATCCTATTGGCATTGTTATTCATCTACCGATTGAAGATGTCAACTCCTCAAATCAAAGGTCGTGCCGGCAGTGAATATCGATTGTTGACTGTGGCCCTCATGCTCGGGAACAAAT TCTTGGATGATAACACCTACACGAACAAGACCTGGGCCGAAGTGTCATGCTTCAATGTGCAGGAGATCCATGTCATGGAGGTGGAGTTTCTGAGCAACATGCGATACAATTTGGTTGCTACAAAGGAACAATGGGAGGGCTGGTTGGACAAGCTTTCCTGCTTCCACGAGTACTACGAGCGAGCTGTGCGATTGCCAGCATCCCCGATTCATATTCCTTCACCAACAAACAAGTCTCTTCACTCACCTGTCGCTTCACCGACGGGTATGATGCAGCCCACCGCCAATCTCCCTACTCCGGCTGTTACAACGACCAACTACTCACCTACCTCGAGTCACTCTCAGAACTGGTCTGCATACCACTCGAACACCGTCTCTCCATTGGCTACCAAGCCCAACCTGCAGTTCCCTGTCTCACGGAAGCGAAGTCCCGAGGAAGAGATTATGGAACACCCCGCGAAGCGACTTGTTCCTCCTGGACGAGCTCCAGCTGCCGCTATGGTCCAAGCTGTCAACCCACGGTCCAATGGAATCATTGAGCCGGCGAGGCTGCCTGTTCCTCATCTTACTGTCATGACCGGACAACCCCAGATGCAGCCTCAAACCCAGCCTACATTGACACCCTTCAACAACGGCAATGTCAATATCAACGGGTATCCTCAGCCTACACAGCAGGTTGCCCAGCCTGTTCACGTCTCACTTCCTCCATTGCAGACCGGTATGCGAGCCATGTCAACAGTCTACCCATCAGGCCCCGCGGCTATGGTACAGAAGCAATCGCTTCCCGCAACAACGGGTGTCACCATGGCGCAAGCTGGCTTTCCTACTCAGGCACCTGTTAACTTCGGTACACCAAACAAGCAGCACAGTCCTGGACGTCTGGGTCCCTTCAACTCATCGCCTCTAGCTGAGGCATACGGTCCAGCATCGGCTGTTCACACTCCTATGGTGCACACTCCCATTTCTAACTCGCCGAGTGTCTTCCTGCAACAGCGACCTAGTCCGTACAAACCTGTGCGCCATGTTAATACGCTTTTGTGTCCCCCACCTTCGGCCTCACTTGAGCAATACCACCTCGCTGTGCCTGTTCCCCCGACACAGATGCACTATCAGCCACTGGGACGACGAAACGACCTGCGAACTGGCATTGTCCCAGAATTTATGGTCTATAACCGCAGTCACCCGCAGAACCTCCCCCCTCACGGACTCGCTCAGGGACACTACCCGTCTTAG
- a CDS encoding hypothetical protein (At least one base has a quality score < 10): MTCLFWFESIEELKQAESIRVRGPNALIPRLPSLAKPYDQFRKWVYSVLSTTQVTQNVILLALLFIYRLKMSTPQIKGRAGSEYRLLTVALMLGNKFLDDNTYTNKTWAEVSCFNVQEIHVMEVEFLSNMRYNLVATKEQWEGWLDKLSCFHEYYERAVRLPASPIHIPSPTNKSLHSPVASPTGMMQPTANLPTPAVTTTNYSPTSSHSQNWSAYHSNTVSPLATKPNLQFPVSRKRSPEEEIMEHPAKRLVPPGRAPAAAMVQAVNPRSNGIIEPARLPVPHLTVMTGQPQMQPQTQPTLTPFNNGNVNINGYPQPTQQVAQPVHVSLPPLQTGMRAMSTVYPSGPAAMVQKQSLPATTGVTMAQAGFPTQAPVNFGTPNKQHSPGRLGPFNSSPLAEAYGPASAVHTPMVHTPISNSPSVFLQQRPSPYKPVRHVNTLLCPPPSASLEQYHLAVPVPPTQMHYQPLGRRNDLRTGIVPEFMVYNRSHPQNLPPHGLAQGHYPS; this comes from the exons ATGACTTGCTTGTTCTGGTTCGAATCTATTGAGGAACTCAAGCAGGCCGAGTCGATCCGTGTTAGAGGCCCCAATGCCCTCATCCCTCGGTTACCGTCTCTCGCCAAACCCTACGACCAATTTCGGAAGTGGGTGTACAGCGTTTTGTCGACGACACAGGTGACCCAAAATGTCATCCTATTGGCATTGTTATTCATCTACCGATTGAAGATGTCAACTCCTCAAATCAAAGGTCGTGCCGGCAGTGAATATCGATTGTTGACTGTGGCCCTCATGCTCGGGAACAAAT TCTTGGATGATAACACCTACACGAACAAGACCTGGGCCGAAGTGTCATGCTTCAATGTGCAGGAGATCCATGTCATGGAGGTGGAGTTTCTGAGCAACATGCGATACAATTTGGTTGCTACAAAGGAACAATGGGAGGGCTGGTTGGACAAGCTTTCCTGCTTCCACGAGTACTACGAGCGAGCTGTGCGATTGCCAGCATCCCCGATTCATATTCCTTCACCAACAAACAAGTCTCTTCACTCACCTGTCGCTTCACCGACGGGTATGATGCAGCCCACCGCCAATCTCCCTACTCCGGCTGTTACAACGACCAACTACTCACCTACCTCGAGTCACTCTCAGAACTGGTCTGCATACCACTCGAACACCGTCTCTCCATTGGCTACCAAGCCCAACCTGCAGTTCCCTGTCTCACGGAAGCGAAGTCCCGAGGAAGAGATTATGGAACACCCCGCGAAGCGACTTGTTCCTCCTGGACGAGCTCCAGCTGCCGCTATGGTCCAAGCTGTCAACCCACGGTCCAATGGAATCATTGAGCCGGCGAGGCTGCCTGTTCCTCATCTTACTGTCATGACCGGACAACCCCAGATGCAGCCTCAAACCCAGCCTACATTGACACCCTTCAACAACGGCAATGTCAATATCAACGGGTATCCTCAGCCTACACAGCAGGTTGCCCAGCCTGTTCACGTCTCACTTCCTCCATTGCAGACCGGTATGCGAGCCATGTCAACAGTCTACCCATCAGGCCCCGCGGCTATGGTACAGAAGCAATCGCTTCCCGCAACAACGGGTGTCACCATGGCGCAAGCTGGCTTTCCTACTCAGGCACCTGTTAACTTCGGTACACCAAACAAGCAGCACAGTCCTGGACGTCTGGGTCCCTTCAACTCATCGCCTCTAGCTGAGGCATACGGTCCAGCATCGGCTGTTCACACTCCTATGGTGCACACTCCCATTTCTAACTCGCCGAGTGTCTTCCTGCAACAGCGACCTAGTCCGTACAAACCTGTGCGCCATGTTAATACGCTTTTGTGTCCCCCACCTTCGGCCTCACTTGAGCAATACCACCTCGCTGTGCCTGTTCCCCCGACACAGATGCACTATCAGCCACTGGGACGACGAAACGACCTGCGAACTGGCATTGTCCCAGAATTTATGGTCTATAACCGCAGTCACCCGCAGAACCTCCCCCCTCACGGACTCGCTCAGGGACACTACCCGTCTTAG